In Citrus sinensis cultivar Valencia sweet orange chromosome 4, DVS_A1.0, whole genome shotgun sequence, one DNA window encodes the following:
- the LOC102620839 gene encoding probable DNA primase large subunit isoform X1, translating to MEIVPSQRTRTNTPNDSVSTLPLYRYAPQLEVRLEDFEVFAMDRLRVLKGISDALARGKRPEEMENLVRDLWKANMRHPEASEEVNKDIISHFVLRLVYCRTEDLRKWFLSMETALYRYRFLLRSSEAKRALMAEFDLPCKAISRTEFENVKEKLEQVARSFDQPLPTADAIFYKVPFEEVPELVAGRRVYIHKGHAYVAMHQVVSLVVTQFRSNLSKALILTNRKWTSTIREQERDRLTPIVEALSMSYLGPDYSQPKEFGEISIKDLDQLARSSFPLCMRHLFDKLREDHHLKHGGRMQLGLFLKGVGLRMEDALAFWKAEFSQKVGAERFDKEYAYSIRHNYGKEGKRTDYTPYSCQKIISLTPGVGDHHGCPYRHFSEENLSAALGRMGVGSRAMEDVLDKVRNRHYQLACTLTFEAVHGSSCDAGINHPNQYFSDSHKILQPKISKMPVSCLHLLKHRDPCSIHYWDIFQGTECMPPCLHRTIMRHKEAEVLGISRGFNAVDLLQFVFIFVVQTPSIVSYFFQIVYLYKLMC from the exons ATGGAAATCGTTCCATCTCAAAGAACTAGGACAAATACTCCAAATGATAGCGTTTCAACTCTGCCTCTCTACCGTTATGCGCCTCAGCTCGAAGTCAGACTCGAAGATTTCGAGGTCTTTGCCATGGATCGCCTCCGAG TTCTTAAAGGAATCTCAGATGCGTTGGCTCGAGGAAAAAGGCCTgaagaaatggaaaatttg GTAAGGGATTTGTGGAAGGCTAATATGAGGCACCCAGAGGCATCTGAAGAGGTCAACAAGGATATAATCTCTCACTTTGTACTACGTCTTGTGTATTGTAGAAC GGAGGACTTGAGAAAATGGTTTCTTTCCATGGAGACTGCTCTATATCGCTACCGTTTTCTGCTTCGAAGCTCTGAGGCTAAG AGAGCACTGATGGCAGAGTTTGACCTCCCATGCAAGGCAATTAGCAGAACAGAATTTGAG AATGTAAAGGAAAAATTGGAACAAGTTGCACGTTCCTTTGATCAGCCTTTACCCACTG CTGATGCTATATTCTACAAG GTTCCTTTTGAAGAGGTTCCAGAACTTGTAGCTGGTCGTAGAGTATATATCCATAAAGGACACGCTTATGTTGCTATGCATCAG GTGGTTTCACTTGTAGTCACACAGTTTCGCAGTAATCTATCAAAGGCGCTCATTTTAACAAACAG AAAGTGGACATCTACCATCAGAGAACAAGAGAGGGATCGGTTAACTCCT ATTGTGGAAGCCCTGTCCATGAGCTATCTGGGTCCAGACTATTCCCAG CCTAAAGAATTTGGTGAGATATCAATCAAAGACCTTGATCAATTAGCTAGGAGTTCATTCCCTCTATGTATGCGCCACCTTTTCGACAAG CTGAGAGAAGATCATCATTTAAAGCATGGAGGGAGAATGCAATTGGGCCTCTTTTTAAAG GGTGTTGGATTGAGGATGGAAGATGCCCTAGCATTCTGGAAAGCTGAGTTCTCCCAAAAG GTTGGTGCAGAGAGGTTTGACAAAGAATATGCATACAGCATACGCCATAATTATGGAAAGGAGGGAAAGAGAACG GATTATACACCTTATTCTTGTCAAAAGATCATTTCCTTGACTCCTGGTGTGGGAGATCATCACGGCTGCCCCTATCGTCATTTCAG TGAGGAAAATTTAAGTGCTGCGCTTGGTAGAATGGGAGTAGGTAGTCGAGCAATGGAGGATGTATTGGATAAAGTGCGAAACAGACACTATCAG TTGGCATGCACCTTAACATTTGAGGCTGTTCACGGCTCATCATGTGATGCTGGGATTAATCATCCAAACCAATACTTCAGTGACAGCCACAAGATATTGCAACCTAAG ATTTCAAAAATGCCTGTATCCTGTCTGCACCTGCTGAAGCACCGGGATCCATGTAGTATCCACTATTGGGATATATTTCAAGGAACAGAATGCATGCCCCCTTGTTTGCACAG aacAATAATGCGGCATAAAGAGGCGGAAGTTCTGGGCATCTCTAGGGGCTTTAATGCTGTGGACCTCCTGCagtttgtatttatatttgtggTCCAAACTCCATCAATAGTCTCTTACTTTTTccaaattgtttatttatataagttaATGTGTTAG
- the LOC102620839 gene encoding probable DNA primase large subunit isoform X2, giving the protein MEIVPSQRTRTNTPNDSVSTLPLYRYAPQLEVRLEDFEVFAMDRLRVLKGISDALARGKRPEEMENLVRDLWKANMRHPEASEEVNKDIISHFVLRLVYCRTEDLRKWFLSMETALYRYRFLLRSSEAKRALMAEFDLPCKAISRTEFENVKEKLEQVARSFDQPLPTADAIFYKVPFEEVPELVAGRRVYIHKGHAYVAMHQVVSLVVTQFRSNLSKALILTNRKWTSTIREQERDRLTPIVEALSMSYLGPDYSQPKEFGEISIKDLDQLARSSFPLCMRHLFDKLREDHHLKHGGRMQLGLFLKGVGLRMEDALAFWKAEFSQKVGAERFDKEYAYSIRHNYGKEGKRTDYTPYSCQKIISLTPGVGDHHGCPYRHFSEENLSAALGRMGVGSRAMEDVLDKVRNRHYQLACTLTFEAVHGSSCDAGINHPNQYFSDSHKILQPKISKMPVSCLHLLKHRDPCSIHYWDIFQGTECMPPCLHRTIMRHKEAEVLGISRGFNAVDLLQLTIWTMQSLQRIIG; this is encoded by the exons ATGGAAATCGTTCCATCTCAAAGAACTAGGACAAATACTCCAAATGATAGCGTTTCAACTCTGCCTCTCTACCGTTATGCGCCTCAGCTCGAAGTCAGACTCGAAGATTTCGAGGTCTTTGCCATGGATCGCCTCCGAG TTCTTAAAGGAATCTCAGATGCGTTGGCTCGAGGAAAAAGGCCTgaagaaatggaaaatttg GTAAGGGATTTGTGGAAGGCTAATATGAGGCACCCAGAGGCATCTGAAGAGGTCAACAAGGATATAATCTCTCACTTTGTACTACGTCTTGTGTATTGTAGAAC GGAGGACTTGAGAAAATGGTTTCTTTCCATGGAGACTGCTCTATATCGCTACCGTTTTCTGCTTCGAAGCTCTGAGGCTAAG AGAGCACTGATGGCAGAGTTTGACCTCCCATGCAAGGCAATTAGCAGAACAGAATTTGAG AATGTAAAGGAAAAATTGGAACAAGTTGCACGTTCCTTTGATCAGCCTTTACCCACTG CTGATGCTATATTCTACAAG GTTCCTTTTGAAGAGGTTCCAGAACTTGTAGCTGGTCGTAGAGTATATATCCATAAAGGACACGCTTATGTTGCTATGCATCAG GTGGTTTCACTTGTAGTCACACAGTTTCGCAGTAATCTATCAAAGGCGCTCATTTTAACAAACAG AAAGTGGACATCTACCATCAGAGAACAAGAGAGGGATCGGTTAACTCCT ATTGTGGAAGCCCTGTCCATGAGCTATCTGGGTCCAGACTATTCCCAG CCTAAAGAATTTGGTGAGATATCAATCAAAGACCTTGATCAATTAGCTAGGAGTTCATTCCCTCTATGTATGCGCCACCTTTTCGACAAG CTGAGAGAAGATCATCATTTAAAGCATGGAGGGAGAATGCAATTGGGCCTCTTTTTAAAG GGTGTTGGATTGAGGATGGAAGATGCCCTAGCATTCTGGAAAGCTGAGTTCTCCCAAAAG GTTGGTGCAGAGAGGTTTGACAAAGAATATGCATACAGCATACGCCATAATTATGGAAAGGAGGGAAAGAGAACG GATTATACACCTTATTCTTGTCAAAAGATCATTTCCTTGACTCCTGGTGTGGGAGATCATCACGGCTGCCCCTATCGTCATTTCAG TGAGGAAAATTTAAGTGCTGCGCTTGGTAGAATGGGAGTAGGTAGTCGAGCAATGGAGGATGTATTGGATAAAGTGCGAAACAGACACTATCAG TTGGCATGCACCTTAACATTTGAGGCTGTTCACGGCTCATCATGTGATGCTGGGATTAATCATCCAAACCAATACTTCAGTGACAGCCACAAGATATTGCAACCTAAG ATTTCAAAAATGCCTGTATCCTGTCTGCACCTGCTGAAGCACCGGGATCCATGTAGTATCCACTATTGGGATATATTTCAAGGAACAGAATGCATGCCCCCTTGTTTGCACAG aacAATAATGCGGCATAAAGAGGCGGAAGTTCTGGGCATCTCTAGGGGCTTTAATGCTGTGGACCTCCTGCa GTTAACCATTTGGACTATGCAATCATTGCAAAGGATTATTGGTTAA
- the LOC102620839 gene encoding probable DNA primase large subunit isoform X4, giving the protein MEIVPSQRTRTNTPNDSVSTLPLYRYAPQLEVRLEDFEVFAMDRLRVLKGISDALARGKRPEEMENLVRDLWKANMRHPEASEEVNKDIISHFVLRLVYCRTEDLRKWFLSMETALYRYRFLLRSSEAKRALMAEFDLPCKAISRTEFENVKEKLEQVARSFDQPLPTADAIFYKVPFEEVPELVAGRRVYIHKGHAYVAMHQVVSLVVTQFRSNLSKALILTNRKWTSTIREQERDRLTPIVEALSMSYLGPDYSQPKEFGEISIKDLDQLARSSFPLCMRHLFDKLREDHHLKHGGRMQLGLFLKGVGLRMEDALAFWKAEFSQKVGAERFDKEYAYSIRHNYGKEGKRTDYTPYSCQKIISLTPGVGDHHGCPYRHFSEENLSAALGRMGVGSRAMEDVLDKVRNRHYQLACTLTFEAVHGSSCDAGINHPNQYFSDSHKILQPKNNNAA; this is encoded by the exons ATGGAAATCGTTCCATCTCAAAGAACTAGGACAAATACTCCAAATGATAGCGTTTCAACTCTGCCTCTCTACCGTTATGCGCCTCAGCTCGAAGTCAGACTCGAAGATTTCGAGGTCTTTGCCATGGATCGCCTCCGAG TTCTTAAAGGAATCTCAGATGCGTTGGCTCGAGGAAAAAGGCCTgaagaaatggaaaatttg GTAAGGGATTTGTGGAAGGCTAATATGAGGCACCCAGAGGCATCTGAAGAGGTCAACAAGGATATAATCTCTCACTTTGTACTACGTCTTGTGTATTGTAGAAC GGAGGACTTGAGAAAATGGTTTCTTTCCATGGAGACTGCTCTATATCGCTACCGTTTTCTGCTTCGAAGCTCTGAGGCTAAG AGAGCACTGATGGCAGAGTTTGACCTCCCATGCAAGGCAATTAGCAGAACAGAATTTGAG AATGTAAAGGAAAAATTGGAACAAGTTGCACGTTCCTTTGATCAGCCTTTACCCACTG CTGATGCTATATTCTACAAG GTTCCTTTTGAAGAGGTTCCAGAACTTGTAGCTGGTCGTAGAGTATATATCCATAAAGGACACGCTTATGTTGCTATGCATCAG GTGGTTTCACTTGTAGTCACACAGTTTCGCAGTAATCTATCAAAGGCGCTCATTTTAACAAACAG AAAGTGGACATCTACCATCAGAGAACAAGAGAGGGATCGGTTAACTCCT ATTGTGGAAGCCCTGTCCATGAGCTATCTGGGTCCAGACTATTCCCAG CCTAAAGAATTTGGTGAGATATCAATCAAAGACCTTGATCAATTAGCTAGGAGTTCATTCCCTCTATGTATGCGCCACCTTTTCGACAAG CTGAGAGAAGATCATCATTTAAAGCATGGAGGGAGAATGCAATTGGGCCTCTTTTTAAAG GGTGTTGGATTGAGGATGGAAGATGCCCTAGCATTCTGGAAAGCTGAGTTCTCCCAAAAG GTTGGTGCAGAGAGGTTTGACAAAGAATATGCATACAGCATACGCCATAATTATGGAAAGGAGGGAAAGAGAACG GATTATACACCTTATTCTTGTCAAAAGATCATTTCCTTGACTCCTGGTGTGGGAGATCATCACGGCTGCCCCTATCGTCATTTCAG TGAGGAAAATTTAAGTGCTGCGCTTGGTAGAATGGGAGTAGGTAGTCGAGCAATGGAGGATGTATTGGATAAAGTGCGAAACAGACACTATCAG TTGGCATGCACCTTAACATTTGAGGCTGTTCACGGCTCATCATGTGATGCTGGGATTAATCATCCAAACCAATACTTCAGTGACAGCCACAAGATATTGCAACCTAAG aacAATAATGCGGCATAA
- the LOC102620839 gene encoding probable DNA primase large subunit isoform X3: MRHPEASEEVNKDIISHFVLRLVYCRTEDLRKWFLSMETALYRYRFLLRSSEAKRALMAEFDLPCKAISRTEFENVKEKLEQVARSFDQPLPTADAIFYKVPFEEVPELVAGRRVYIHKGHAYVAMHQVVSLVVTQFRSNLSKALILTNRKWTSTIREQERDRLTPIVEALSMSYLGPDYSQPKEFGEISIKDLDQLARSSFPLCMRHLFDKLREDHHLKHGGRMQLGLFLKGVGLRMEDALAFWKAEFSQKVGAERFDKEYAYSIRHNYGKEGKRTDYTPYSCQKIISLTPGVGDHHGCPYRHFSEENLSAALGRMGVGSRAMEDVLDKVRNRHYQLACTLTFEAVHGSSCDAGINHPNQYFSDSHKILQPKISKMPVSCLHLLKHRDPCSIHYWDIFQGTECMPPCLHRTIMRHKEAEVLGISRGFNAVDLLQFVFIFVVQTPSIVSYFFQIVYLYKLMC, encoded by the exons ATGAGGCACCCAGAGGCATCTGAAGAGGTCAACAAGGATATAATCTCTCACTTTGTACTACGTCTTGTGTATTGTAGAAC GGAGGACTTGAGAAAATGGTTTCTTTCCATGGAGACTGCTCTATATCGCTACCGTTTTCTGCTTCGAAGCTCTGAGGCTAAG AGAGCACTGATGGCAGAGTTTGACCTCCCATGCAAGGCAATTAGCAGAACAGAATTTGAG AATGTAAAGGAAAAATTGGAACAAGTTGCACGTTCCTTTGATCAGCCTTTACCCACTG CTGATGCTATATTCTACAAG GTTCCTTTTGAAGAGGTTCCAGAACTTGTAGCTGGTCGTAGAGTATATATCCATAAAGGACACGCTTATGTTGCTATGCATCAG GTGGTTTCACTTGTAGTCACACAGTTTCGCAGTAATCTATCAAAGGCGCTCATTTTAACAAACAG AAAGTGGACATCTACCATCAGAGAACAAGAGAGGGATCGGTTAACTCCT ATTGTGGAAGCCCTGTCCATGAGCTATCTGGGTCCAGACTATTCCCAG CCTAAAGAATTTGGTGAGATATCAATCAAAGACCTTGATCAATTAGCTAGGAGTTCATTCCCTCTATGTATGCGCCACCTTTTCGACAAG CTGAGAGAAGATCATCATTTAAAGCATGGAGGGAGAATGCAATTGGGCCTCTTTTTAAAG GGTGTTGGATTGAGGATGGAAGATGCCCTAGCATTCTGGAAAGCTGAGTTCTCCCAAAAG GTTGGTGCAGAGAGGTTTGACAAAGAATATGCATACAGCATACGCCATAATTATGGAAAGGAGGGAAAGAGAACG GATTATACACCTTATTCTTGTCAAAAGATCATTTCCTTGACTCCTGGTGTGGGAGATCATCACGGCTGCCCCTATCGTCATTTCAG TGAGGAAAATTTAAGTGCTGCGCTTGGTAGAATGGGAGTAGGTAGTCGAGCAATGGAGGATGTATTGGATAAAGTGCGAAACAGACACTATCAG TTGGCATGCACCTTAACATTTGAGGCTGTTCACGGCTCATCATGTGATGCTGGGATTAATCATCCAAACCAATACTTCAGTGACAGCCACAAGATATTGCAACCTAAG ATTTCAAAAATGCCTGTATCCTGTCTGCACCTGCTGAAGCACCGGGATCCATGTAGTATCCACTATTGGGATATATTTCAAGGAACAGAATGCATGCCCCCTTGTTTGCACAG aacAATAATGCGGCATAAAGAGGCGGAAGTTCTGGGCATCTCTAGGGGCTTTAATGCTGTGGACCTCCTGCagtttgtatttatatttgtggTCCAAACTCCATCAATAGTCTCTTACTTTTTccaaattgtttatttatataagttaATGTGTTAG
- the LOC102620002 gene encoding teosinte glume architecture 1-like, which produces MESSPSGSSKRARVPGNGTQIPSCLVDGCTADLGKCRDYHRRHKVCELHSKTPKVTIHGREQRFCQQCSRFHSLEEFDEGKRSCRKRLDGHNRRRRKPQPDSLSLNSGRFLSNPQGTKFIPFGSPELFSTSAAPPVWSGIVKAKTDEMLHNNHLQLDFTNGNLFCGSSSHDDKEGKQFPFLEGAATSALPRASSVCQPLLTANSSLGNCGSSSQKVFCNRLNRVVHSSRALSLLSSPQPQTRGVGLNHTAQTDSKLIPPAQSLITSLNYSRLGMVVQPSNASLHDPDTFEIGPARDESSTSGTHQSLSFSWE; this is translated from the exons ATGGAATCATCACCATCTGGTTCTTCAAAGAGAGCCAGAGTGCCTGGCAATGGCACCCAAATTCCTTCTTGCTTGGTTGATGGATGCACAGCTGACCTTGGTAAATGCCGAGACTATCATAGACGCCATAAAGTTTGTGAGCTTCATTCTAAGACCCCCAAAGTAACTATTCACGGTCGGGAACAGCGATTTTGCCAGCAGTGCAGCAG ATTTCACTCATTGGAGGAGTTTGATGAGGGAAAGAGAAGCTGTAGGAAACGACTTGATGGACATAATCGGCGACGTAGGAAGCCTCAACCAGATTCTCTGTCCTTAAATTCGGGGAGGTTTCTTTCCAATCCTCAAG GTACTAAATTTATACCATTTGGTAGCCCCGAATTATTCTCCACAAGTGCGGCGCCACCTGTTTGGAGTGGCATAGTCAAGGCCAAGACTGATGAGATGCTTCACAACAATCACTTACAGCTAGACTTCACTAATGGGAACTTGTTTTGTGGATCCTCTTCTCATGACGACAAAGAAGGGAAGCAGTTCCCATTCTTAGAAGGCGCGGCCACTTCTGCACTCCCAAGGGCTTCTTCTGTCTGTCAACCACTACTTACTGCCAATTCCTCATTGGGGAATTGTGGCAGCAGCAGCCAGAAAGTATTCTGCAACAGGTTAAACCGAGTTGTCCATTCAAGTCGTGCTCTCTCTCTTCTGTCATCACCACAGCCTCAGACTCGGGGGGTCGGTTTGAACCATACGGCGCAGACTGACTCAAAGTTGATCCCTCCAGCACAGTCCTTGATTACTAGCCTGAATTACAGTAGGCTAGGAATGGTTGTTCAGCCTAGTAATGCCAGCCTTCATGACCCAGATACATTTGAGATTGGCCCTGCCCGTGATGAGTCATCTACGAGTGGAACTCACCAGTCACTCTCCTTCTCTTGGGAGTAG